In Paramormyrops kingsleyae isolate MSU_618 chromosome 13, PKINGS_0.4, whole genome shotgun sequence, a single window of DNA contains:
- the cep152 gene encoding centrosomal protein of 152 kDa isoform X2 → MSIDFDSAALQTQHEEEEYDQEDYAREQELQQLLTDLPDDMLEDSRDGSSPEPDNTACDGHALDGRAPATWDPRAEWNDEHAAAGETDEIEYGQDPYHGHYEYDQEAERFDGHLDQHNGWTESREEDRHYMYDHRGYAYPSMGPEESTGEGEFGQYHHTAPQREDLNYSDQASSRDHVQTFDAKGSENNRVGHLKVNYNPYQPVAQQKVFSPEAACTNGKFDQLQREFLDSTHKSADQQQIAQLQVLNRAQLRQIEDLEKKLEDSRRSLRYLEHQLAIVKDEKDGLAVSLKESGCLLEEAKERELQLQARVKALEQQVQTVADRERESTEQQRAAEVALDSLQQQMAELCRSETLARTRKQHDRDLAAMREQHEARMLALQQRLDAQTQALEQQGEAGCRLQEQLKQLERDREAEKLERAAIINTLSQRLEESQQQCANLLQTGAIQEMNQLRIQLQQAQSAKSISDSMTRSLQEELSDLKDQITLYESAVRLQVISLESNREWEDQLSDSYVELGIKKANWKSNRCHGGSGVTSATTSTSSRVDLTAELTTEIQRLLGSLKSKRQKISQLQEDLQQARGQAEELRVQLDRAERSALDSRVRETALEKQLEASGMAPSQEELQQLRKDREHLQDRAEKLEKLNQELKQSEEKVRAANLELCTKMREMIQELDQEKQETAARYEKTQQQFRDDVVNRVRAELTQEHAVQMEEVRRECQQEVQNLESKLADVSKEMGAVQECYIAICREKDGLEQSLRARMEEHREHENELRRQMEREKEAAMAQMEAQHATARERWLREREEELQLQVEAEVALRQSEVMQAAVKKVETEWAQRLEQAGGVGGAEASERASQTEGVVQGLPHVEVETQLSTQRLELQQEAEQARAQAVREAEQRVRAELHSEQLEATRQQVEGALSQARACWLQEMTSLPEYQAALQTQREDWERQQQENLAQKVSSAMREELQEEVRLLRRQLEQSRVEQDAHSKAELAACSRDKQEEVARLQARHEQEFRALLDEQRGRLEEALSLASTEAGHLRDEALRQKEADLRQLFKRREQEWEALQEARSSTERERLWEEALAEVHATLEGIRNQLLSDPEWLTQNEVQTPSSPQDSSAGGVGRLSAACLQAPCRALLCQAVAQARQQWEEINRDRLKEAQNQHEKELNGVRASASQAGEQQCGPGCADRLQRLQRQCRDLQRHLEKACRQLQQTVREHKAAVQRLKEEHEDALKKEREEILRRASDRQRPGSTDSSQPQGDGGPERQQCLQGGLEEMREQYMRAVAKIRGDMLRYIQESKARAVEMIRAEVLRERQDTARRMRKYYLTCLQELLEDSGKAQGAEKKIINAASKLAAMAKVLETPVSRKPSGRSHAALASTSKSEPIAGEEPGKAAHALSGQSPPAKYVNSQSSGPAENNQQARSLASSAGRPVAEHSGIEKNVRDLQSSSAPGVLVTSGKRKVFDGTHSKGPPNPASSLAQRPAGHVKCLPSASRPVDGTQTHVTLRRQNQEMWLGGADTRHPAESAVKPIPDKEPPVRNKGQNVWGLVGVGTRSDRQNPAFSIPSRMLKRVSNSPTPSAVSSTETEHTDDDSSHFGSWASYKNIPTTQTRPNMKPSPIAGPGGRDTEAAKTREPIPGSEGERIRRVCSKSLFSELKACQQDSGFDSPVSLLQK, encoded by the exons ATGTCTATCGACTTTGACAGCGCTGCACTCCAAACGCAGCATGAAGAGGAGGAATATGACCAGGAGGATTATGCCAGAGAGCAGGAG CTGCAACAACTGCTAACAGACCTCCCGGATGACATGCTAGAGGACAGCAGGGATGGCTCCTCGCCGGAGCCTGACAACACCGCCTGTGATGGGCACGCTCTCGACGGCAG AGCTCCGGCCACTTGGGATCCGCGGGCAGAGTGGAACGACGAGCACGCTGCCGCTGGAGAG ACCGACGAGATCGAGTACGGGCAGGACCCCTACCACGGTCACTACGAGTACGACCAAGAGGCAGAGCGCTTCGATGGACACCTGGACCAGCACAACGGCTGGACTGAGAGCCGGGAGGAAGACCGCCACTACATGTATGACCACAGGGGGTACGCCTACCCCAGCATGGGCCCGGAAGAGTCCACTGGTGAGGGGGAGTTTGGCCAGTACCATCACACAGCTCCACAGAGAGAGGACCTAAATTACTCAGATCAGGCCAGTTCCAGGGACCATGTTCAG ACCTTTGATGCTAAGGGTTCAGAAAACAACCGTGTTGGCCACCTTAAGGTCAATTACAATCCATATCAGCCTGTGGCTCAGCAGAAGGTCTTCAGTCCAGAGGCTGCATGTACCAATGGCAAGTTTGACCAACTGCAGAGAGAGTTCCTGGACTCTACCCACA AATCTGCGGATCAGCAGCAGATAGCCCAGCTGCAGGTCCTGAACAGGGCTCAGCTGAGGCAGATTGAGGACCTGGAGAAGAAGTTGGAGGACAGCCGACGTAGCTTGAGATACTTGGAGCACCAGCTGGCCATCGTGAAAG aTGAGAAGGATGGCCTGGCGGTGAGCCTGAAGGAGTCTGGCTGTCTGCTGGAGGAGGCCAAGGAGCGAGAGCTGCAGCTGCAGGCCAGGGTCAAGGCGCTGGAGCAGCAGGTGCAGACGGTGGCGGACCGGGAGCGTGAG AGCACGGAGCAGCAGCGGGCGGCAGAGGTGGCGCTGGACAGCCTGCAGCAGCAGATGGCGGAGCTGTGCCGCTCGGAGACGCTGGCCCGCACGCGGAAGCAGCACGACCGTGACCTGGCCGCCATGCGCGAGCAGCACGAGGCCCGCATGCTAGCGCTGCAGCAGAGGCTGGATGCGCAGACGCAGGCCCTGGAGCAGCAG ggggAGGCGGGCTGCAGGCTGCAGGAGCAACTGAAACAGCTGGAGCGAGACAGGGAGGCGGAGAAGCTGGAGAGGGCAGCCATCATCAACACCCTGAGCCAGCGCCTAGAGGAGAGCCAGCAGCAGTGTGCCAACCTGCTGCAgaccg GTGCCATCCAGGAGATGAATCAGCTGCGGATCCAGCTACAGCAGGCGCAGTCGGCCAAGAGCATCAGCGACAGCATGACCAGATCCCTGCAG GAAGAACTCTCAGACCTGAAGGACCAGATCACTCTGTACGAGTCGGCCGTCAGATTACAGGTTATTTCCCTGGAATCCAACAGAGAATGGGAGGACCAGCTGTCAGACTCCTATGTCGAACTGGGAATAAAGAAGGCCAACTGGAAAAGCAACCGTTGCCATGG CGGTTCCGGAGTAACCTCCGCCACGACCAGCACCTCCTCGAGGGTGGACCTGACGGCTGAGCTGACGACGGAGATCCAGCGTCTTCTGGGGAGCCTGAAGAGCAAGAGACAGAAGATCTCCCAGCTCCAGGAGGACCTGCAGCAGGCGCGCGGGCAGGCCGAGGAGCTGCGGGTGCAGCTGGACAGGGCCGAGAGGAGCGCCCTTGACTCCAGG GTGAGGGAGACAGCTTTGGAGAAGCAACTGGAAGCATCCGGCATGGCACCATCCCAGGAAGAGCTGCAACAGCTGCGGAAAGACAGGGAGCATCTCCAGGACCGTGCGGAG AAACTGGAGAAACTGAACCAAGAGCTGAAGCAGAGTGAGGAGAAGGTACGGGCAGCCAATCTGGAGCTGTGCACAAAGATGAGAGagatgatccaggagctggaccAGGAGAAGCAGGAGACTGCTGCCAG GTACGAGAAGACCCAGCAACAGTTCCGGGATGACGTGGTGAACCGCGTGCGTGCGGAACTGACTCAGGAGCATGCAGTCCAAATGGAGGAGGTGCGGAGGGAGTgccagcaggaggtgcagaATCTGGA GTCTAAACTGGCAGATGTCAGTAAGGAGATGGGAGCTGTTCAAGAATGCTACATAGCCATCTGCAGGGAGAAGGACGGCCTGGAGCAGAGCCTCCGAGCCAGAATGGAGGAGCACCGGGAACATGAGAATGAG CTGCGGCGTCAGATGGAGCGGGAGAAGGAGGCCGCCATGGCTCAGATGGAGGCGCAGCACGCCACCGCCAGGGAGCGCTGGCTGAGGGAGCGAGAGGAGGAGCTCCAGCTGCAGGTGGAAGCGGAGGTGGCCCTCAGGCAGAGCGAG GTGATGCAGGCCGCTGTGAAGAAGGTGGAGACGGAGTGGGCCCAGCGGCTGGAGCAGGCAGGTGGGGTAGGAGGCGCTGAGGCCAGCGAACGGGCCTCTCAGACGGAAGGAGTGGTACAGGGCCTCCCccatgtggaggtggagacccAGCTGAGCACTCAGAGGCTGGAGCTGCAGCAGGAGGCGGAGCAGGCGCGGGCCCAGGCGGTGCGGGAGGCGGAGCAGCGGGTGAGGGCGGAGCTTCACAGCGAGCAGCTGGAGGCTACCAGGCAGCAG GTGGAGGGCGCCCTGTCCCAGGCCCGCGCCTGCTGGCTGCAGGAGATGACGTCCCTGCCGGAATACCAGGCCGCTCTCCAGACCCAGCGGGAGGACTGggagaggcagcagcaggagaATCTGGCTCAGAAA GTCTCCTCGGCGATGAgggaggagctgcaggaggaggTGAGGCTGCTACGAAGGCAGCTTGAGCAGAGCAGGGTGGAGCAGGATGCTCACTCCAAGGCTGAGCTGGCCGCCTGCAGCCGCGACAAGCAGGAGGAGGTCGCGCGCCTCCAGGCTCGCCATGAGCAGGAGTTCCGGGCCCTCCTGGACGAGCAGCGCGGCAGGCTGGAAGAGGCACTATCGCTCGCCAGCACGGAGGCCGGGCACCTTCGGGATGAGGCTCTCCGTCAGAAGGAGGCGGACCTCCGGCAGCTGTTTAAGAGACGGGAACAGGAGTGGGAAGCACTGCAAGAGGCCAGGAGCAGCACTGAGAGGGAGCGGCTCTGGGAGGAGGCTCTGGCCGAGGTCCACGCCACCCTCGAGGGTATTCGGAACCAGCTTTTGAGTGACCCGGAGTGGCTGACCCAGAATGAGGTCCAAACTCCCAGCAGCCCCCAGGACTCCAGTGCCGGAGGAGTGGGGAGGCTCTCTGCAGCCTGTCTGCAGGCTCCATGCAGAGCTCTGCTCTGTCAGGCTGTAGCTCAGGCCAGGCAGCAGTGGGAAGAG ATCAACAGGGACAGACTGAAGGAAGCCCAGAACCAACACGAGAAGGAGCTAAATGGCGTCCGAG CTTCTGCATCGCAGGCCGGGGAGCAGCAGTGTGGGCCGGGCTGCGCAGACCGGCTGCAGCGGCTACAGAGGCAGTGTCGGGACCTGCAGAGGCACCTGGAGAAGGCGTgccggcagctgcagcagacagTCCGCGAGCACAAGGCCGCCGTGCAGCGACTCAAAG AGGAGCACGAGGACGCCTTGAAGAAGGAGCGTGAGGAGATCCTGCGGAGAGCAAGCGACAGGCAGCGTCCCGGCAGCACGGACTCCTCCCA GCCCCAGGGCGACGGAGGCCCAGAAAGACAACAGTGCCTGCAGGGTGGCCTGGAGGAGATGAGGGAGCAGTACATGAGAGCCGTGGCAAAGATACGGG GTGACATGCTGCGTTACATCCAGGAGAGCAAGGCGAGGGCGGTGGAGATGATCCGGGCCGAGGTGCTCAGGGAGAGGCAGGACACGGCGAGGAGGATGCGGAAGTACTATCTCACCTGCCTGCAGGAGCTCCTGGAGGACAGTGGCAAGGCCCAAGG GGCGGAGAAGAAGATCATCAATGCAGCGAGCAAGCTGGCTGCCATGGCCAAGGTGCTGGAGACACCAGTGTCCCGGAAACCCAGCGGAAGGAGTCACGCTGCTCTGG CGAGCACGTCGAAATCGGAGCCCATTGCTGGGGAGGAGCCCGGCAAAGCTGCTCACGCGTTATCCGGACAGAGCCCACCAGCCAAATACGTGAACTCTCAGAGCAGCGGACCCGCGGAGAACAACCAGCAGGCGCGCTCCCTCGCTAGCAGCGCCGGCAGGCCTGTAGcagagcattctgggattgAAAAAAACGTCCGTGACCTTCAGTCCTCCAGTGCCCCTGGTGTTTTGGTAACGTCGGGAAAGAGGAAAGTGTTCGACGGCACGCACTCTAAGGGGCCACCCAACCCCGCAAGCTCCCTCGCACAAAGACCTGCGGGACACGTGAAATGCCTTCCCTCTGCAAGCAGGCCGGTGGATGGAACCCAAACCCACGTTACCCTGCGCCGCCAAAACCAGGAGATGTGGCTGGGAGGAGCGGACACAAGGCACCCTGCAGAGTCTGCGGTCAAACCCATCCCTGATAAAGAACCTCCGGTCAGGAATAAGGGCCAGAATGTCTGGGGCCTGGTCGGTGTCGGAACACGTTCCGACCGTCAGAATCCTGCGTTCTCCATCCCCAGTAGAATGCTGAAGCGTGTCAGCAACTCCCCAACCCCATCTGCCGTCTCCAGTACCGAAACCGAACACACAGATGACGACTCGTCTCATTTTGGGAGCTGGGCCTCCTACAAGAACATTCCGACCACGCAAACCAGGCCCAATATGAAGCCCTCCCCCATCGCCGGTCCGGGGGGGAGGGATACGGAGGCGGCCAAGACCCGAGAGCCCATTCCTGGGTCTGAGGGGGAGCGAATCCGGAGGGTCTGTTCCAAGAGTTTGTTCTCAGAATTGAAGGCCTGTCAGCAGGACAGTGGGTTTGACAGCCCAGTGTCCCTccttcagaagtaa